The sequence TTTTTTCCCATTTTGATTAGCACGATCAATGGGGTTGAGAGCACCCTCAGCGATACAGTGCTGATGCGAGTGGGGCAGTGTTTAGGCGCTAAACCCTGGCACATGTTTAAAGATATTGTGGTGCCGGGGTCGCTGCCCAGCATTGCCAGCGGGCTGACCATCGGCATGGGCAATGCCTGGTTTTGTCTGGTAACGGCGGAAATTTTAGCGGGTCGCTACGGCATTGGCTATATCACCTGGGAGTCCTACGTCACCTCTAACTATCCGCCGATTGTAATGGGGATGCTGCTGATGGGGATGCTGGGGGCGTTTAGCTCCTGGGCCGTGAGCCAAGGCATGGGGGCGCTGATGCCCTGGCGGGTGGTGAAGAAGCAGGGCACCGTCTAAAGAAGACTCAGGGTTTTAGGGGTTAGGTTTGACAGCCTGTAGGGTGGGCAATGCCCACCATCTTTCCTCCGCTGCTGAAGAGGAGATTGCCCACCACGTTATGCAGCCATAACCCTCAAATTGCGATTGGCAAAGACTTTTTTGATGCTACTCAAAAGGACGACTAAGACGTAATGATGACGCAGTTAGAGCAACGACAGACCACCAAAGGGGCCGTTCAGGTGGAGGGGCTATCGGTCACTTTTCGCAGCCGTGGCCAAGAGATTCATGTGCTGAATCAAATTCAGATGGGCATTAAGCCAGGGGAGTTTATCTGTTTACTGGGGCCTTCGGGGTGCGGCAAATCGACGCTGCTAAATGTAATTGCCGGGTTTATTAAACCCACAGCGGGCTATGTGATGGTAGATCAGGCTCCGATTACTCGACCTGGAGCCGATCGCGGTTTTGTGTTTCAGCAATATTCGCTATTGCCCTGGAAGACGGCGTTTCAAAATATTGAGCTAGGACTAAAAATTCGGGGGATGGCGAAGGGCGATCGCACTGAACTGGTCCACGACTACCTCAATCGGGTGGGGCTCTACAAGCACCGCAACAGCTATCCTCACCAGATGTCAGGGGGTATGCAGCAGCGGGCCAGCATTGTGCGGGCGCTGGTCAACTCGCCCTCGGTGCTGCTGATGGATGAGCCCTTTGCGGCCCTCGATGCTCAAACCCGCCACATGATGCAGGAGCTGCTGCTGGATATCTGGGAAGACCTGAAAACCACGGTAATTTTTGTCACCCACGACATTGAGGAGGCGATCTTTTTGGGCGATCGCATCTGCATTATGGGCGTGCAGCCAGGGCACATCAAAGCCGAGCTGCCGATTGGGCTGCGTCGCCCTCGCCACTTTGACGACACGCTCTCGGCAGAGTTTGTCAATCTGCACCGTCAGGTATTTGAGTGCATCCGCGAAGAAACCCTGAAAAGCATGGAAGGCTGCCTGTAGGGGCAAACGGCGTTTGCCCTGCCCAATGGGGGTGAAGCTATCGACCCTGGGATGGTGCATCGCTGCGCGGATGCACCCTACGATTTTTGTTCTTATGCAGGATTAAAATCAAAGCGACGCGATCGCGCGCTCCAAAAACTCCGGCTGCATCCAGCGATCGAGGTTGATCTGCCCCAAGTGTTCTTGCCCGGCAATCTGCCCCAGCTGCTGGATGTGGGCCTGGAGCCAGTCGGTACGCAGTTGGGTTTCCGGCAGGTAGACCACATCGGCCTGATCGCTGGCGCTAGAGCGCAGGGTTTTGGTGACAATGGCGGCATCCATATTCACCCAGCGGCTGACCAGAGTGGTAGCCATGGGCTGGGTGGCGTACCAGTATTGAGCGGCCAGCAGCGATCGCAGGTAGGCCACGGCAATTTCGGGATACTGTTCGGCCAGGGCAGCGCGAATCACCACACCGTGAAACGTGGGCAGACCGTCTAAACTTTCGTGCAGCAGGCGACGAAACTGGCCCTTGTGTTTGGCGATTTCATGGAACGGGGCGAAGTAAGCGTAGCCATCGACAGGGACGGCATGGCGGCTGGAGCGCTGGGGGCTGGCGCTGTCGATAGAAGTGAGGGTGACGGCATTGAGAATCTGGCGGTGGTGGAGCGATCGCATCACCATACCGTGGGCCGCCGAGCCAAAAGGTACCGCAATCACCCGCCCCGCTAAATCATCGATGCAGTCGAGGGTCGAGTGCTGCGGCACAATAATGTCGTTGCCGGTGCCATCTAAGTTGCTGGCCACAAAGCTAATTAAGCGGGTGCCCGCCGCCGGGGCGGTGCTGTCACCGGGTGCCGCACTGAGCAACAGCGGGTAATCGCCCAGCACGCCAATGTCAATCTGCTGCGCTTCTAGCCCAGCCACAATCGGTGCCCCAGAGCTGTAGTCAGACCAGTGAAGCCGATACTGCACCCCGCTGTAGCGGCCCTCGCGGGGCAGAAAATGCTCTAGCAGCCCCAGCCGCTGAATAATTAGCCCGGCGGTTACGGTTTGGATAGTGCGGTTTTGGGTGCCGATGGTGAGAGTGATCGTCTCGGTGCCGCTGGCAGACCCAGAGCGCACCAAAAAGTTGGGAGCCTGGAACCGGGGTGCTTTTTGGCCCGTCGCTGGCGTTGTAGCCGGTGGCTGCGCCAACGGGTTTGGGGTAGATAATCGCTGGGAAAGTTTTCCCTCGGTGACGCCGGGCTGGCTCTGTACCAGGGTCATAAACTGACGAATCGGCTCTAGCCCAAGGCCACCTCGGCTGGCTGGCTGCCCGGTCAACCCTAAGGCTCGCCCAAGGCGCTTAGCCATCAGCAAAAACAGGGGCGTACCCAGGGCAAATTCTTCTAGGGGAATGCGACGCATTAGCCCAGCCTCACACTCCACTTGAAATTCAAAGTCTGAGGCAAACCCCAGGTAGTGGCCCTGGAGCAAGTAAGTGCGCATTAAGCTCGACGCATCCACGATTTCGACATGGGCAAAATCGGTCAGATTTAACCCCAGTTCTTGCATGCGCTTTTGCAGCATAATCCGACCCGGAAGGCCCTCAGGAGGCAATACCCAGGACTGATCGGTGAGTTCTTTTAGGCTTAGCCAGGGTCGTTGAGCAAGCTGATGGCTGCTAGACACTATTAGTGAATAGTTGACGGAGCCAATAGCCAATCCTAAAATCTCATCGAAAGCCGCAAAACTTAGATCTGAAATACCCAGATCGATCTCCCCAGCCTTGATAGCACGAAACAGGGATTCGATCGCATCAAACTGCAAGCATTTAGTTTGCACATCGGGGTATATCCGACGATATTCGTACAGCACTGATGGCAGCCAGCTACTTAAAGCATCAGGCATGCAGCCAATTTTTAAAGTACTAAACTTACCCTGCTTAATTTCTTCAATCTCAGCCACCAGTCGGCTTTCTAGATCGACCAAATTAGGGCCTTCTTCTAGTAGGTATGCTCCTGCCTGGGTTAGCTCTATCCGTCGCCCTAGGCGTTTGAATAAAGGGGTTTCGAGCGCAGATTCTAGACACTTAATTTTGGCGCTCACCGCTGGCTGGGTCAAGTTTAATGTATCAGCTGCCTCGGTGAAGCTCAGACATCGAGCGACCTCTAGAAATACTTTGAGCTGGTAAATCTCCATATCAATTTATTTAACCCAAGTGGTTTTCAGGAACAGCTTCAATACTGCGATCGCTCTTATCTAATTATATTACTTTTTGCCTTAAAAGACAGGAATTATAAACCGTAGATCAGGCCACAAAAATCCTATAAAGCATCTAAATATATCAGACGATTCAATCTCATTTAGTTTTTTTATGAGTATATAGAAGGCTGTGATGAGTAAACCGTAGCTGTTGCTACAAACGGCATTGATTGACCTTGGGAGTCTCCCTTAAGCTGGGGTGCAAAGGCCCAGAAGCCAAGGGGTAGCTATCCGTTTTTAAGCATTAGCTAATCCCTAACAATTTGATTTCACTGCCGTTTAAACCGAGGACGTGGTTACGTGAACATTCAGTATCTTAAAACTGATTTTCTAGTCGTCGGCGGTGGCACCGCTGGCACCATGGCAGGTATTAAGGCCAAGCAGGCCAGCCCCGACAGCGACGTGCTGATTTTAGAAAAAGCCAACATTCGCCGCAGCGGCGCGATCGCCATGGGTATGGACGGAGTCAACACCGCCGTCATCCCCGGCAACTCCACCCCCGAGCAGTACGTGCGCGAAATCACTATCGCTAACGACGGCATCGTCAACCAAAAAGCCGTCTACGAAACCGGGCGGCTGGGCTTTGAGGTGATTCAAGAGCTAGAGAGCTGGGGCGTCAAATTTCAAAAAGACCACGAGGGCAACTACGACCTCAAGCAGGTGCACCGGGTGGGCAAATACGTGCTGCCCATGCCCGAGGGCAAAGACCTGAAAAAAATTCTCGCCCGCCAGGTCAAGCGCCACAAGGTCAACGTCACCAACCGCGTCATGGCCACCCGCGTCATGGTGCAAAACGGTCGCGTCACCGGGGCGGTGGGCCTTGATGTGCGCAACGGCAACATGGTGGTGATTCAAGCCAAGGCGGTGGTGCTGTGCACCGGGGCCTGCGGTCGCCTGGGGCTGCCCGCCTCCGGCTACCTCTACGGCACCTACGAAAACCCCACCAACGCGGGCGACGGCTACTCCATGGCCTACCACGCCGGGGCCGAACTCACCAACATCGAGTGCTTCCAGATCAACCCGCTGATCAAAGACTACAACGGCCCCGCCTGCGCCTACGTGGCTAGCCCCTTTGGAGCCTACACCGCCAACGCCGAGGGCCACCGCTTCATCAACTGCGACTACTGGAGCGGCCAGATGATGCTAGAGGTCTACAAAGAGCTGCACTCCGGCAAAGGCCCGGTACACCTGAAGATGTACCACCTCGACGACGACACCATCAACGAAATCGAAACCATTCTGTGGGATAACGAACGGCCCAGCCGAGGCCGCTTCCACGAGGGCCGGGGCGAAAGCTACCGCACCCACGGCGTCGAGATGAACATTTCTGAGATTGGCCTGTGTAGCGGCCACAGCGCCTCGGGCGTCTGGGTGAACGAGCGGGCCGAAACCACCGTCCCCGGCCTGTATGCGGCAGGCGACATGGCCAGCGTGCCCCACAACTACATGATCGGGGCCTTTGTCTATGGCCGGATCGCGGGCGAAAACGCCATGGACTACGTGCGCGACCTGGAGCATATGGAACCCGACGCCGAGTTTCTCGCCGCCGAGCAGGCCCGCATTTATGCCCCCCTGCAACAGCCCGACGGCGTGCCCCACACCCAGATCGAGTACAAACTGCGCCGCCTGGTCAACGACTACCTGCAACCGCCCAAGTCGCCCCACAACATGGACATCGGCCTGCAAAAGTTTGTCGCCTACGAAGACACCCTCGGCCTGATGGGAGCCCGCGACCCCCACGAGCTGATGCGCTGTATGGAAGTGCATTTCATCCGCGACTGCGCCGAGATGGCCGCCCGCGCCTCCCTCTTCCGCAAAGAAACCCGCTGGGGACTGTACCACTACCGCCTCGACTACCCCGAAAAGAACAACGAGGAGTGGTTCTGCCACGTCAACCTAAAGAAAGGCGAAACCGGCCACATGGAGCTGTTTAAGCGCGCCGTTGAGCCCTACATCGTCGATGTCGATTTAGTCGAAGAAGTCTACGATGTCGCCGTCCGGTAGGGTGGGCACTGCCCACCATCCCCCTGGGCTGCACCCAGTAACTCCGTAGGTTGGGTGCAACGAAGTGAAACCCAACACCAAGCACTGGGAGGGGCAGGGGTGGGTTAGCCCAGTCTCTGGAACCCACCCCGCCCTCCGGGCACCCCTCCGAGGAGGGGACGGTGATTTTTCATAGCTCCTATCCACGTTCTACATAACCAAAACTATGGCCTTAACATCCCAACGTGTTGACGTACCCGTGATTGTCGATGAATCGAAATGCCTCGAAAAGTGCAACGCCTGCATCGAGGTTTGCCCCCTGGATGTATTGGTAAAGAACCCCGACACCGGCAAAGCCTACATGAAGTACGACGAGTGCTGGTTCTGCCTGCCCTGCGAGAAGGAATGCCCAACTGGGGCGATTACGGTGCAGATTCCTTTCCTATTGAGGTAGGTGGGTTGGTGGGTAGGCGGGTCAAGCAAACACTCATCCACCCATCCCCCCATCCCCCCCCAATCCCCCAATCCCCAATCCCTGCCGTCATTTTGGAACCCTTAGCCATGTACGCCACCGATATGGACCCCGAAGTTGCCCAGTGGGTTGAACTGCTGCGATCGCCCGATCTTGACGAGCGCCTGGTCGCCGTCAAAACCCTGCAACACCTGGGCGACGAAGATGCGATCGAGCCTTTAATCGGGGCGCTCTACGACGAAAACCCCACGGTGCAAGAGATCGCCATCACCACCCTGTGGGAATTTGCCAACCCGGTCGCCATCAACCCATTGATCGAGTGCCTTAGCTCACCCCACGAGAATGTCCGAAATGAGGCGCTATCGGCGCTGAAAGAACTGGTCTCCACCAACGACCTGATGAAGCTGCTGGATGTGTTGCAGGTGGGCAATGTCCACGCCCAGCTCAACGTGCTGGTGCTGTTGCGCAAAATCCACGATGCCCAGGCGCTGCCCTACATCATGCCGTTCTTTAAATCGGAGAACCCCGAGCTGCGGGAGGCGGCGGTGATCACTCTGCGCTACTTGAACCAGGTGGTGCGTTGCGAACCGGCCCTGGCCCTGGCGAAAGATCCAGTAGAAGCGGTGCGGCGGGCAACGACACTCACCCTGGGCCATTTGAGCGATGCCGAGGTGGTGCCGCTGCTGTGCGAACTGCTGACCAGTGACCCCGACTGGCAAGTGCGGCGCAATGCGGCCCAGTCCCTCGATATTTTGGCGGACCCGGCGGCGGTTCCGGCTCTAGTCACCGCGATGGATGACCCCGAATGGCAGGTGCGTAAGTTCACCGCTCGGGCATTGCAGAAAACCCCGGACGTACAGGCTCTCCCGGTGCTGATCAAGTCTCTAGCCGACGAGTATTCTGACGTGCGGCGCGATGCCGCCACCGCATTGGGCAAACTGGCCGACACCAACGCCCTACCCGCCCTGCAACAGACCCTCAACGACCCCGATATGGACGTGCGGATTTTCTCCCAACGGGCCATTGATGCGATCCAGAAGTCTCAGCCAGAAACCTCCCATGTCTAGCCACACTTCCCCGTTTCATCGCGCTGCTGAGGCCCCCGCTGAAGTGGCTCCCAGTGCCGAGGCGATCGCCCGCAAGGCCGAAGTCATCGCCCAGCTCAAAACCCTACGCGAACCTACCCTGGGCAACGACCTCGTAAGCCTGGGCATGGTACGCAACCTGCAAGTGGTAGACGACTACGTCTACCTGCGGCTCTACGTGGGCCGTCACCAGCTGGGCCTACAAGAGCAAGTACAAAACAGCCTAAGCCAGCTGCCCTGGTGCAAAAAAGCCTACGCTCAGCTCTGCACCATTCCTGGGGTGCGCACCACCCTGGCGGTGTCGAGCGGTAAGGGCGGCGTCGGCAAATCGACCACCGCTGTAAACCTGGCAGCGGCCCTGGCCAAAACTGGGGCCAAGGTGGGGCTGCTCGATGCCGACATCTACGGCCCCAACGTGCCCCAAATGCTGGGTCTAGGCCATTCTGAAGTGCGCGTGATCGACACCCCAGATGGCCAGCGGTTTGTGCCCCTAGAGGCCCACGGCATCAAGCTAATGTCGGTGGGGCTGCTGGCCAAGGGCGACCATCCCCTGGCCTGGCGCGGCCCGGTCATGCATAAAATTCTCACCCAGTTTCTTCACGAGGTGGCCTGGGGCGAGCTAGATTACCTGCTGATCGATCTGCCCCCCGGCACCGGCGATGCCCAAATCACCATCGTCCAAGAAAGCCCGATCTGTGGTGTGGTGATGGTGACGACCCCGCAGCAGGTGGCCGTCTCCGATGTGCGCCGCAGTGTCCACATGTTTCGCCAGGTAGGTGTGCCGGTGCTGGGTCTGGTGGAAAATATGAGCTATCTGCTCTGCGGCCACTGCGGTGAACCGACACCGATCTTCGGCAGCGGCGGCGGTGCTCAGATCGCCACCGAACTCTCGGTGCCCCTGTGGGGCCAGGTGCCCATCGACCCCCGCATCTGCGAACAGGGCGATGCCGGTGTGCCCCTGCCCATGAAGCTGCCCGATGCCCCCCTGAGCCAGATTTTTGAGCAAATTGCCCTGGGGTT is a genomic window of Nodosilinea sp. E11 containing:
- a CDS encoding HEAT repeat domain-containing protein, encoding MYATDMDPEVAQWVELLRSPDLDERLVAVKTLQHLGDEDAIEPLIGALYDENPTVQEIAITTLWEFANPVAINPLIECLSSPHENVRNEALSALKELVSTNDLMKLLDVLQVGNVHAQLNVLVLLRKIHDAQALPYIMPFFKSENPELREAAVITLRYLNQVVRCEPALALAKDPVEAVRRATTLTLGHLSDAEVVPLLCELLTSDPDWQVRRNAAQSLDILADPAAVPALVTAMDDPEWQVRKFTARALQKTPDVQALPVLIKSLADEYSDVRRDAATALGKLADTNALPALQQTLNDPDMDVRIFSQRAIDAIQKSQPETSHV
- a CDS encoding LysR family transcriptional regulator, with amino-acid sequence MEIYQLKVFLEVARCLSFTEAADTLNLTQPAVSAKIKCLESALETPLFKRLGRRIELTQAGAYLLEEGPNLVDLESRLVAEIEEIKQGKFSTLKIGCMPDALSSWLPSVLYEYRRIYPDVQTKCLQFDAIESLFRAIKAGEIDLGISDLSFAAFDEILGLAIGSVNYSLIVSSSHQLAQRPWLSLKELTDQSWVLPPEGLPGRIMLQKRMQELGLNLTDFAHVEIVDASSLMRTYLLQGHYLGFASDFEFQVECEAGLMRRIPLEEFALGTPLFLLMAKRLGRALGLTGQPASRGGLGLEPIRQFMTLVQSQPGVTEGKLSQRLSTPNPLAQPPATTPATGQKAPRFQAPNFLVRSGSASGTETITLTIGTQNRTIQTVTAGLIIQRLGLLEHFLPREGRYSGVQYRLHWSDYSSGAPIVAGLEAQQIDIGVLGDYPLLLSAAPGDSTAPAAGTRLISFVASNLDGTGNDIIVPQHSTLDCIDDLAGRVIAVPFGSAAHGMVMRSLHHRQILNAVTLTSIDSASPQRSSRHAVPVDGYAYFAPFHEIAKHKGQFRRLLHESLDGLPTFHGVVIRAALAEQYPEIAVAYLRSLLAAQYWYATQPMATTLVSRWVNMDAAIVTKTLRSSASDQADVVYLPETQLRTDWLQAHIQQLGQIAGQEHLGQINLDRWMQPEFLERAIASL
- a CDS encoding ferredoxin family protein, whose amino-acid sequence is MALTSQRVDVPVIVDESKCLEKCNACIEVCPLDVLVKNPDTGKAYMKYDECWFCLPCEKECPTGAITVQIPFLLR
- a CDS encoding fumarate reductase/succinate dehydrogenase flavoprotein subunit, encoding MNIQYLKTDFLVVGGGTAGTMAGIKAKQASPDSDVLILEKANIRRSGAIAMGMDGVNTAVIPGNSTPEQYVREITIANDGIVNQKAVYETGRLGFEVIQELESWGVKFQKDHEGNYDLKQVHRVGKYVLPMPEGKDLKKILARQVKRHKVNVTNRVMATRVMVQNGRVTGAVGLDVRNGNMVVIQAKAVVLCTGACGRLGLPASGYLYGTYENPTNAGDGYSMAYHAGAELTNIECFQINPLIKDYNGPACAYVASPFGAYTANAEGHRFINCDYWSGQMMLEVYKELHSGKGPVHLKMYHLDDDTINEIETILWDNERPSRGRFHEGRGESYRTHGVEMNISEIGLCSGHSASGVWVNERAETTVPGLYAAGDMASVPHNYMIGAFVYGRIAGENAMDYVRDLEHMEPDAEFLAAEQARIYAPLQQPDGVPHTQIEYKLRRLVNDYLQPPKSPHNMDIGLQKFVAYEDTLGLMGARDPHELMRCMEVHFIRDCAEMAARASLFRKETRWGLYHYRLDYPEKNNEEWFCHVNLKKGETGHMELFKRAVEPYIVDVDLVEEVYDVAVR
- a CDS encoding ABC transporter ATP-binding protein — encoded protein: MMTQLEQRQTTKGAVQVEGLSVTFRSRGQEIHVLNQIQMGIKPGEFICLLGPSGCGKSTLLNVIAGFIKPTAGYVMVDQAPITRPGADRGFVFQQYSLLPWKTAFQNIELGLKIRGMAKGDRTELVHDYLNRVGLYKHRNSYPHQMSGGMQQRASIVRALVNSPSVLLMDEPFAALDAQTRHMMQELLLDIWEDLKTTVIFVTHDIEEAIFLGDRICIMGVQPGHIKAELPIGLRRPRHFDDTLSAEFVNLHRQVFECIREETLKSMEGCL
- a CDS encoding Mrp/NBP35 family ATP-binding protein — encoded protein: MSSHTSPFHRAAEAPAEVAPSAEAIARKAEVIAQLKTLREPTLGNDLVSLGMVRNLQVVDDYVYLRLYVGRHQLGLQEQVQNSLSQLPWCKKAYAQLCTIPGVRTTLAVSSGKGGVGKSTTAVNLAAALAKTGAKVGLLDADIYGPNVPQMLGLGHSEVRVIDTPDGQRFVPLEAHGIKLMSVGLLAKGDHPLAWRGPVMHKILTQFLHEVAWGELDYLLIDLPPGTGDAQITIVQESPICGVVMVTTPQQVAVSDVRRSVHMFRQVGVPVLGLVENMSYLLCGHCGEPTPIFGSGGGAQIATELSVPLWGQVPIDPRICEQGDAGVPLPMKLPDAPLSQIFEQIALGLNATFGVATAALAAVC